One genomic region from Cataglyphis hispanica isolate Lineage 1 chromosome 11, ULB_Chis1_1.0, whole genome shotgun sequence encodes:
- the LOC126852823 gene encoding eukaryotic translation initiation factor 4 gamma 3-like isoform X3, which yields MSMPTKGNKHHHLSHHHHQQQHHPPPPPQQQQQQQQQQQQPPPPAPQQQQAHHASSHQHQIIINQAVVHSPQTYSAVVTTNTRFLNTGSEFHGNYSAQPGGQVGGSAASNVGVPTGRGPPPLGGIQSIGQSAAGIPSGGPAGGQAPSQAPTPGVQSQPPQGPAPTTTPPVHTPSPQEMGKQAHLQTQPASLQQVYVPAQNRAASQGYYQTGPRPQQPRGINHRGGQSASGTPVVGMTGVGGGGGQPPALYPHHGLPVQAGAMYISQSQVHGLHTGPHQQSVYPMNNQIHQIHQFSGPPQRHQPHQNPSFYHPSFSPQIITQPAPMFGHYAAAPQHGYYYATSNTMNLGRPSTSAVSGGAQHVTNPLASAQGAPVVPQGTLQQPTQTAQPLPTMGIPLQQAGWNSNFNSLDVYAGHNGGATNANSATRSRKPRGQNAILDIVNPITGKNISDEIYKDNETTQSGESSNRETPQPQNNGAEVIADFAARVAKAATEESDSVSTSAPETAPNTTQTTAQTSLSNVHNTNSANDANSQCNTGPPMPTQSIAGAGAGKTVSTIGSQLLGTSSNVGQIEPNTAKTTESKALQLPVKEFQPRSEVKSVTIEESPVVPSVVAVANKDPVSVQLTAPTANTETATVTAEITEPEAVGSAAAGVGIGPEPTKPVNASSSNVIQASIAPYWSNVNPTQELPKPSATASSANLVPTRDPFPNLSKATSNSPPRRKLNATELPSNTKEQKERKTREKSLGSRGTTPTPVQAAEHHHHHQKANGDAAGDKTETEAHPRNEIQQKSTDGKAMQKQKSKNKLKPRELNRKGAEKEGTDMDAFVNNTVSTAKTTEPKQDNKEQHVPAPRDSNKEPAREISKDIKEKDNYESKKEILPVHSVKAEKLAPAEVPKESAPVQMLPQSVDKLSTSKESSPKKEDNVKSNTQFDDVVDHAFIEENAESVEPVVLDPLVAQKNEENFKASAFHASNDEKPATIVTPTITEKKQQEVKTPSSNASPNEVSATPRQPSLKYDYKKDQWSPTNLSGKKIYDRDFLMKLQFEPNSRIKPPNLPNLQAVLKDSLQNAHNSVDLRAFKDANMTRHDSLMPGFAKANMSTRPPPTSRKSDRGKPKPNKPNVIHVSLSLREDVKLREAENAWRPTRLNPTNLTEEQTKTEALYKKVRSVLNKLTPQKFNTLVEQVRSLEIDTPERLQGVINLVFEKAVDEPSFSVEYALMCKELGMMEVAGSNNQDSSVNFKKLIITRCQKEFEKNPIDDVERKRKLKEIEEITDPEKKKMMLLEFEEEERRVRVKSVGNIRFIGELYKQQILTSKIMHRCIRHLLDQNDEDNLECLCKLLTTIGKDLESKSSPNNANDDMQEYFNRMQEIVTRSAQNKEGPGNVKISSRIRFMLQDVIDLRANKWIPRRNENNPKTIDEIQKEAESERLDMQVNSTSLNPSRKDDRNNDRKRNRGPGGGPSDDGWSQPVGRVRPATYSVETAKLKIKTPPMDDMQLGNRASYLWRSRLEIPSNSNSKTITNTNKFACLDNMPNLDQDKKMPPLPLSGSRSTGPRESSRDYRSYDGRNSRNGTHQSSMAGPSRESHSLLDNSQNRNVSMLPPVLKSASESGAISRKPSMSEEEFVKTHNSIISHYFEEQIVENTVLEIQQKFDNATFVKFTRECINYVLEKSSIERELISKLLSHLLRRNILHVECFKSGLEEVLEIVDDLVIDIPKIWTYLAEILSHPIQDEAVSLYQMKSIFVSLRNKSRESKNQSFVGKFIGELLTKVSHNKGGRWVADKWDQAGLKLNSLINPEDVEKITTEYNLEFLSGDYNSAKGSATTDQLSLEQVQENLTRLMKENTSFDEICSWITANVGNRDKDPKFIRHLMTAILETTLERHHGTWKLNLDTFASLQTLIQRYVDANELLELQCLYAIQRYIKKIEFPPGTLVPIMNRLWMDNVISSDAFLTWHKKTPEGADVEGHSVSIVALTSFFTDLQEPDDNSSVEELSTSANQDC from the exons GATCGGAGTTTCATGGAAATTACAGCGCCCAACCAGGGGGCCAGGTGGGTGGAAGTGCAGCGAGTAATGTAGGAGTACCTACGGGTAGAGGGCCGCCGCCGCTGGGCGGTATACAGTCGATAGGACAATCCGCAGCGGGTATACCGTCGGGAGGTCCCGCCGGAGGGCAAGCACCTTCGCAAGCACCGACACCGGGAGTGCAATCACAACCGCCGCAAGGTCCGGCACCTACCACGACACCGCCTGTCCATACACCGTCACCTCAGGAAATGGGAAAGCAGGCCCATTTACAGACGCAACCGGCGTCTTTACAACAAGTTTATGTGCCGGCGCAGAATAGGGCGGCGTCTCAG GGCTATTATCAAACGGGTCCAAGGCCGCAACAACCGCGTGGTATTAATCATAGAGGTGGCCAGAGCGCTAGTGGAACACCAGTAGTCGGGATGACTGGAGTAGGTGGAGGCGGAGGGCAACCGCCTGCGTTATATCCACATCATGGTTTACCGGTGCAGGCTGGTGCGATGTATATAAGTCAGAGTCAAGTCCACGGGCTTCATACGGGACCTCATCAACAATCGGTGTATCCCATGAATAATCAAATACATCAGATTCATCAG TTTTCTGGTCCACCACAAAGGCATCAGCCACATCAAAATCCGTCGTTTTATCATCCGTCGTTTTCACCTCAAATTATAACGCAACCAGCCCCTATGTTTGGACATTATGCGGCCGCCCCTCAGCACGGCT ATTATTACGCAACGTCAAATACAATGAATTTGGGTAGGCCGAGTACAAGTGCAGTCAGCGGTGGAGCGCAACATGTTACAAATCCACTGGCCAGTGCTCAAGGTGCTCCAGTTGTACCACAAGGTACGCTTCAGCAACCTACTCAAACAGCTCAACCTCTGCCTACAATGGGTATACCTCTCCAGCAAGCTG GTTGGAATTCTAACTTTAATTCTTTAGACGTGTACGCGGGACATAATGGTGGTGCGACAAATGCTAACAGTGCTACTAGGTCTCGGAAACCTAGAGGACAGAACGCCATTTTGGACATAGTAAATCCAATAACGGGCAAAAATATAAGCGACGAAATTTATAAGGATAACGAAACTACGCAAAGTGGTGAATCCAGTAATCGTGAAACGCCACAACCACAG AATAATGGTGCGGAGGTGATAGCCGATTTCGCGGCTCGCGTCGCGAAAGCCGCGACCGAGGAGTCGGACTCGGTATCGACGAGCGCGCCCGAAACGGCGCCTAACACAACTCAAACAACGGCGCAAACGTCGTTATCGAACGTTCATAATACCAATTCCGCTAATGACGCGAATAGTCAATGTAATACTGGTCCGCCTATGCCCACGCAAAGCATAGCCGGCGCTGGCGCTGGCAAAACTGTATCTACGATAGGTAGTCAATTGCTAGGTACTAGTAGTAATGTGGGGCAAATAGAACCCAACACGGCCAAAACGACGGAGTCGAAAGCGTTGCAACTCCCCGTGAAGGAGTTCCAGCCTAGGAGCGAAGTAAAGAGCGTGACGATCGAGGAATCGCCCGTCGTTCCCTCGGTGGTAGCCGTCGCGAATAAAGATCCTGTTTCCGTGCAGCTTACCGCGCCGACTGCTAACACTGAAACAGCGACAGTGACGGCTGAGATCACCGAACCCGAGGCCGTCGGGTCCGCGGCTGCTGGAGTCGGCATTGGACCAGAGCCTACTAAGCCTGTCAACGCTTCCTCGTCCAATGTAATACAGGCATCGATCGCTCCGTATTGGAGTAACGTTAATCCTACCCAGGAACTCCCGAAACCGTCCGCCACTGCCTCGAGTGCTAATCTCGTTCCTACCAGGGATCCATTCCCTAACTTATCCAAGGCTACGTCGAATTCACCGCCGAGGAGGAAACTTAACGCCACCGAGCTGCCTTCGAATACCAAAGAgcaaaaggagagaaagaccCGGGAGAAGAGTCTCGGCTCTCGCGGTACCACTCCTACGCCCGTTCAAGCGGCGGAGcatcaccatcatcatcaaAAGGCGAACGGCGACGCAGCCGGCGACAAAACCGAAACGGAGGCGCATCCCAGAAATGAGATTCAGCAGAAATCCACGGACG gtAAAGCTATGCAGAAGCaaaagagcaaaaataaattgaaacctCGCGAGCTGAACCGGAAGGGAGCGGAGAAAGAAGGCACGGATATGGATGCCTTCGTAAATAATACCGTATCGACGGCAAAAACGACAGAACCCAAGCAAGACAACAAGGAGCAACATGTTCCGGCCCCGAGAGACAGTAATAAGGAGCCCGCTAGAGAGATCAGCAAAGATATCAAGGAGAAGGACAATTATGAATCCAAGAAGGAGATTCTGCCTGTTCACTCCGTAAAAGCTGAGAAACTCGCGCCTGCCGAGGTGCCTAAGGAAAGCGCTCCCGTACAAATGCTGCCTCAAAGTGTAGACAAATTGTCGACTAGCAAAGAATCTTCCCCGAAAAAGGAAGATAACGTCAAATCGAACACACAGTTCGATGATGTAGTCGACCATGCGTTTATCGAGGAGAACGCGGAATCAGTGGAACCGGTGGTCTTGGATCCGTTGGTCGCGCAGAAAAATGAAGAGAACTTCAAGGCCTCGGCATTCCACGCGTCAAATGATGAAAAGCCGGCAACGATAGTAACACCAACGATTACGGAGAAGAAACAGCAAGAAGTCAAGACTCCTAGCAGTAACGCGTCTCCGAACGAAGTTTCCGCCACGCCCAGACAGCCGTCGCTCAAATATGACTATAAAAAGGACCAATGGAGTCCCACAAATTTAAGCGGCAAGAAGATCTATGACcgcgattttttaatgaagctTCAATTTGAGCCCAACAGCCGGATCAAGCCGCCTAACCTCCCTAATTTACAAGCCGTTCTGAAGGATAGTTTACAG AATGCGCATAATTCCGTGGATTTGAGAGCGTTTAAGGATGCAAACATGACCAGGCATGACTCATTGATGCCAGGATTTGCGAAAGCAAATATGAGCACGCGACCG CCACCAACAAGTCGTAAGAGCGATCGGGGCAAACCAAAGCCAAACAAACCAAATGTTATTCACGTTTCTTTATCGCTCAGAGAAGACGTGAAACTGAGAGAAGCGGAAAATGCGTGGAGACCGACCAGATTAAATCCAACCAATCTCACTGAAGAGCAGACAAAGACAGAAGCTCTCTACAAGAAAGTACGAAGTGTATTGAATAAGCTCACTCCACAAAAGTTCAACACGTTAGTTGAACAGGTTCGGAGTTTAGAGATTGATACACCGGAGCGTCTGCAAGGAGTCATCaacttagtttttgaaaaagcTGTCGATGAACCCAGCTTCTCCGTGGAATATGCGTTAATGTGCAAAGAATTGGGTATGATGGAAGTTGCGGGATCCAATAATCAGGATAGTTCCGTCAACTTTAAGAAACTCATTATCACACGTTGCCAAAAAGAGTTTGAGAAAAATCCGATTGACGATGTCGAGAGGAAAAGGAAACTCAAGGAAATCGAAGAAATCACGGATCCT gagaagaaaaagatgatGCTCTTGGAATTTGAAGAGGAAGAACGTCGTGTACGTGTAAAATCCGTAGGAAATATTCG GTTTATTGGAGAATTATACAAACAACAAATTTTGACTAGTAAAATCATGCACCGCTGTATCCGTCATTTATTAGATCAGAATGATGAGGATAATTTGGAGTGCTTATGCAAGTTGCTAACAACTATTGGTAAAGACTTGGAATCGAAATCATCACCCAACAATGCTAATGAC GACatgcaagaatattttaatagaatgcaAGAAATTGTTACCCGAAGCGCACAGAATAAAGAAGGACCgggaaatgtaaaaattagttCGAGGATCCGTTTTATGCTTCAAGATGTTATAGATTTAAGAGCAAACAAATGGATTCCGAGAAGAAATGAGAACAATCCCAAAACAATAGATGAAATTCAAAAAGAAGCAGAATCCGAAAGACTAGATATGCAAGTCAATAGCACTTCGTTAAACCCATCACGAAAAGATGATCGTAATAATGACAGGAAAAGAAATC GTGGACCAGGTGGTGGACCTAGTGATGATGGTTGGAGTCAACCAGTAGGAAGAGTAAGACCCGCGACATATTCGGTGGAAAcggcaaaattgaaaattaaaact ccACCGATGGACGATATGCAACTTGGCAACAGGGCATCTTATCTATGGAGATCCCGGCTGGAGATCCCGTCCAATTCCAATTCCAAGACAATAacaaacacaaataaatttgccTGCTTGGACAATATGCCGAATTTGGACCAAGATAAAAAGATGCCACCATTACCACTCTCTGG GTCAAGATCAACAGGTCCAAGGGAAAGTAGTCGCGACTATAGATCTTATg acggTAGGAATTCTCGGAACGGCACTCATCAGTCAAGCATGGCAGGACCGAGTAGAGAAAGTCATTCATTACTTGACAACTCGCAAAACCGAAATGTGTCCATGCTTCCGCCTGTATTAAAATCCGCATCAGAATCTGGCGCAATTAGCCGTAAGCCTTCGATGTCGGAAGAAGAATTCGTAAAAACTCACAACTCCATAATAAGTCATTACTTTGAAGAACAAATTGTAGAA AACACGGTACTAGAAATCCAGCAAAAGTTCGATAATGCAACATTCGTCAAGTTTACCCGCGAATGTATTAATTACGTTTTGGAAAAATCATCTATCGAACGAGAGTTGATCTCCAAACTTTTATCCCATCTGCTTAGACGAAATATTCTGCATGTAGAATGCTTCAAGAGCGG ATTGGAAGAAGTGTTGGAAATAGTGGACGATCTAGTTATCGATATACCGAAAATCTGGACATACCTAGCGGAAATATTAT CGCATCCTATTCAAGACGAAGCCGTTTCTCTGTATCAAATGAAGAGCATATTTGTAAGCTTGAGAAACAAAAGCAGAGAATCAAAGAATCAGAGCTTCGTAGGAAAATTTATCGGCGAACTTCTAACAAAAGTATCTCACAACAAAGGGGGTAGATGGGTCGCCGATAAATGGGATCAAGCTGGACTTAAACTGAATAGCTTGATTAACCCAGAGGATGTCGAAAAGATCACCACGGAATAC AATTTGGAGTTCCTATCTGGTGATTATAATAGTGCCAAAGGGTCCGCTACAACTGATCAGCTCTCATTAGAACAGGTTCAAGAAAATCTTACAAGacttatgaaagaaaatacttCGTTCGATGAAATTTGCAGTTGGATAACT GCAAATGTTGGTAATAGAGATAAGGATCCCAAATTTATAAGACATTTAATGACTGCCATTTTAGAAACTACATTAG AACGACATCACGGTACGTGGAAACTAAATCTGGATACTTTTGCGAGTTTGCAAACTTTGATTCAACGATACGTCGATGCGAACGAATTATTAGAATTGCAATGTCTTTATGCaattcaaagatatattaagaaaatcgaGTTTCCACCAG GCACTCTCGTTCCCATTATGAATCGATTATGGATGGACAATGTGATATCCAGTGACGCGTTTCTGACGTGGCATAAAAAGACTCCGGAAGGAGCAGATGTCGAAGGTCATAGCGTTTCAATTGTCGCACTTACGTCGTTTTTCACTGACTTGCAAGAACCCGACGATAATTCTAGTGTCGAAGAATTATCAACTAGTGCGAATCAGGACTGTTGA